The Amylolactobacillus amylophilus DSM 20533 = JCM 1125 genome contains a region encoding:
- a CDS encoding aspartate aminotransferase family protein, which produces MTQQKTSKAKQFVQDEKRYFAPFARIPYYDLVIDHALGSTLVDIDGKEYLDLITSASAINVGHRHPKVVAAMRAQEDKLLHYTPAYYHTEPVVQLAKKLTEITPGDFDKKVAFGLSGSDANDAIIKLARAYTKRPYIISFVNSYHGATYGSMSLSALSLNMRRKMSPLVPGIFHIPYPDVYRANKSTAEVVEECIQAVKDLFATYVPAEEVACVIMEPVAGDAGIVVPPKDYVEELYALCKENGILFAVDEVQQGMGRTGKWWAIQHFDIEPDLLSTAKSLGSGMPISAVVGRSKIMDSLEAPAHLFTTAGNPVCCAAALATIEVIEEEQLVEKSRVDGEYAKQRFQAMQSEFDFIGDVRGIGLNLGIEIVKDKVTHEKDQAAGLKIIYQAFAKGLAIITIAKSVLRFQPALTMTRAELDRAIDTLHEVFTDLRDNKIPDALVDENVGW; this is translated from the coding sequence ATGACGCAACAAAAGACAAGTAAGGCCAAGCAGTTCGTTCAGGACGAGAAGCGCTATTTCGCACCTTTTGCCCGGATTCCTTATTACGATTTAGTCATCGACCATGCGCTAGGCAGTACGCTAGTCGATATCGACGGCAAGGAATACCTCGACCTCATCACGAGTGCGAGTGCCATCAATGTTGGTCACCGACACCCCAAGGTAGTTGCCGCGATGCGCGCTCAAGAAGACAAGTTATTGCACTACACCCCCGCCTACTACCACACCGAGCCGGTTGTGCAGCTGGCAAAGAAGCTGACGGAGATTACCCCGGGTGATTTCGACAAAAAAGTAGCGTTTGGCTTATCGGGTTCGGACGCCAATGATGCAATCATCAAGTTGGCACGTGCATACACTAAACGGCCGTACATCATCTCCTTTGTGAACTCTTACCACGGTGCAACTTATGGTTCGATGTCACTTTCGGCACTAAGTCTCAATATGCGCCGTAAGATGTCGCCGTTAGTCCCCGGTATTTTCCATATCCCTTACCCGGATGTATATCGGGCAAATAAAAGTACGGCGGAGGTCGTTGAAGAATGTATCCAAGCCGTTAAAGACCTGTTCGCCACCTACGTGCCAGCCGAGGAAGTTGCTTGCGTCATCATGGAGCCCGTGGCTGGTGATGCGGGGATTGTCGTGCCACCAAAGGACTATGTCGAGGAACTTTACGCCCTTTGTAAGGAGAACGGAATTTTGTTTGCGGTGGATGAAGTCCAACAAGGGATGGGGCGTACCGGTAAATGGTGGGCCATCCAACACTTCGACATCGAGCCAGATTTACTCTCTACGGCGAAGTCCTTAGGCTCCGGCATGCCGATTAGTGCGGTTGTCGGTCGCAGTAAAATCATGGATAGCCTGGAGGCACCGGCACACCTGTTCACTACCGCCGGCAATCCCGTGTGCTGCGCGGCAGCTCTAGCTACCATTGAGGTGATTGAGGAGGAACAGCTTGTCGAGAAGTCGCGTGTTGATGGCGAATATGCGAAGCAGCGGTTCCAAGCAATGCAGTCAGAGTTTGATTTCATCGGTGATGTTCGCGGAATTGGCTTGAATCTCGGAATTGAGATTGTGAAGGACAAGGTGACCCACGAGAAAGATCAGGCCGCTGGCCTCAAGATTATCTATCAGGCCTTTGCCAAGGGGCTCGCGATTATCACAATTGCCAAAAGTGTGCTGAGATTCCAACCAGCTCTCACAATGACCCGTGCGGAGTTAGATCGCGCAATCGATACGCTTCATGAAGTATTTACGGATTTACGGGATAACAAAATCCCGGATGCGCTGGTGGATGAGAACGTCGGTTGGTAA
- a CDS encoding MDR family MFS transporter, with translation MTRKDPVKLIWLFLGSLIVNTGISFIWPLTTIYMHEYLHEPLTVAAMVLLVNSGFTVLGNFLGGFLFDKWHPYQTMILGISISGISAGLLIFFHGWPTYAILLITIGLGNGMVNTGVNSTATLIKSKQTSYIFNVLYFTSNLGLVFGSLIVGLILPLGITYIFLLAFILFAGFSVVIVLEFKGLNDAKEAVKSGRETELTGAGTTFDRTGIILVLVCLFVSWIAYEQWQSNISTYMISLGMSVRSYSLLWTLNGILIVFFQPLLTHFDDFLTQHLRGRLYTGFILFAVAFLFLITATHYAAFMIAMAVLTIGEILAFPAVSTFVNDRASLLEKGKYQGFVMATASAGRAFGPLIGALVIEAISYQSLFIVAAGLVLLSVLIFDVVSKRKTTAITKQN, from the coding sequence TTGACACGCAAGGATCCTGTAAAGCTAATCTGGCTGTTTCTCGGCTCACTCATCGTCAACACGGGTATTAGCTTCATCTGGCCGTTGACCACCATCTACATGCACGAGTATTTACACGAACCGCTCACCGTAGCGGCGATGGTACTACTCGTCAACTCAGGTTTCACCGTGCTCGGAAACTTCCTCGGTGGCTTTCTCTTTGATAAGTGGCATCCCTACCAAACGATGATTCTCGGTATCTCCATTTCGGGAATTTCCGCCGGGCTACTCATCTTCTTCCACGGCTGGCCGACCTACGCCATCCTGCTCATTACCATCGGCTTAGGTAACGGTATGGTCAATACGGGCGTCAATTCAACCGCAACCCTCATCAAAAGCAAGCAAACTAGCTATATTTTCAACGTACTATACTTCACCAGCAACCTCGGTCTGGTCTTTGGCTCGCTTATCGTTGGCTTAATCTTGCCGCTTGGCATCACGTATATTTTCCTACTCGCCTTCATCCTCTTCGCCGGTTTCAGCGTGGTCATTGTCCTTGAGTTCAAGGGATTGAATGATGCAAAAGAAGCCGTCAAATCTGGCCGTGAGACCGAGCTCACAGGAGCCGGCACCACTTTTGACAGAACAGGGATTATCTTGGTCCTGGTCTGCCTCTTTGTCTCCTGGATTGCCTACGAGCAATGGCAGAGTAACATCTCGACTTACATGATTAGCCTCGGGATGAGTGTCCGGAGTTACAGCCTACTCTGGACCCTAAACGGCATTCTCATTGTCTTCTTTCAACCGCTTCTCACCCACTTTGACGATTTCTTAACCCAGCACCTACGCGGCCGTCTGTATACAGGATTTATCCTGTTTGCCGTTGCCTTTCTCTTTTTGATTACCGCGACACATTACGCTGCGTTCATGATTGCAATGGCGGTGCTCACAATCGGTGAAATCCTGGCTTTCCCCGCAGTTTCAACCTTCGTCAACGATCGTGCGAGTCTACTTGAGAAGGGGAAATACCAGGGGTTCGTCATGGCGACAGCATCCGCCGGACGCGCCTTTGGTCCCCTAATCGGCGCCCTGGTGATTGAAGCTATCTCCTATCAGTCATTATTTATCGTCGCCGCTGGCCTGGTGCTACTTTCCGTTTTAATCTTCGACGTAGTTAGCAAAAGAAAAACGACTGCCATTACAAAGCAAAATTGA
- a CDS encoding TMEM175 family protein: MKEFGRFHAFSDGVFAILITILVLEFRMLSFTHGHLASALLAQWPIFLSYVMAYLYVGTLWLFHHDYFSHLTRVSRQLNMLNLLLLFSITFVDYPLYILSAALQSGRVADLQVAMILYGLVAMFVSFTFLIMYQYVGRHNELHDNQIKLGVFDEIKHDPAKSVSIYGLAIITTFWSVYVSAALIVAGIVFHFIAYLRMSSRLEKAENAARKLKEKGGGSAKIREN; encoded by the coding sequence ATGAAAGAATTTGGGCGCTTCCACGCATTTAGTGATGGGGTCTTTGCAATTCTCATCACAATTCTGGTGTTGGAGTTTCGTATGCTGTCCTTTACCCATGGTCACCTGGCGTCTGCATTGCTGGCTCAATGGCCCATTTTTCTCTCATATGTGATGGCCTATTTGTACGTCGGCACTCTTTGGCTCTTTCATCATGATTATTTCAGTCACTTGACGAGGGTCAGTCGACAGCTAAATATGCTGAATTTACTCTTATTATTTAGCATCACGTTCGTCGATTATCCGTTATATATTCTGAGTGCGGCGCTGCAGTCAGGCAGAGTTGCTGATCTTCAGGTAGCCATGATTCTGTATGGCTTGGTAGCCATGTTTGTCTCGTTCACATTTCTCATCATGTACCAATACGTTGGGCGGCACAATGAGCTTCACGATAACCAAATTAAGTTGGGCGTATTCGATGAGATTAAGCATGATCCAGCCAAAAGTGTTTCAATCTATGGTCTGGCAATCATCACGACCTTTTGGTCAGTCTATGTGAGTGCTGCGCTAATTGTTGCCGGCATTGTTTTCCATTTCATTGCGTACCTCCGGATGAGTTCGCGGTTAGAGAAAGCCGAGAACGCTGCACGCAAGCTCAAAGAGAAGGGTGGAGGTAGTGCAAAAATACGCGAGAATTAA